A genomic window from Gemmatimonadaceae bacterium includes:
- a CDS encoding MHS family MFS transporter, translated as MLEPLAPTKDVRRVILASSLGTVFEWYDFYLYGSLAAIISRQFFSGVNETAGFIFALMAFAAGFAVRPFGAVFFGRIGDLVGRKYTFLITIVLMGASTFLVGILPTYAQIGIFAPVILILLRLAQGLALGGEYGGAATYVAEHAPAGKRGLYTSWIQTTATLGLFLSLLVILGCRVLLGAEAFEAWGWRIPFLFSIVLLGISTWIRLSLDESPVFKKMKAEGTQSKAPLRESFARWGNLRIVLIALFGLVAGQAVIWYTGQFYALFFLTQTLKVEAQAANILVATALLLGTPFFIVFGWLSDKVGRKRVILTGCLLAAVGTFPLFRALTAAANPALARAQATSPVQVLADPRECSVQFNPVGTAQFTTSCDVAKAALVRRGIPYENQRTEASAVVKVGAAQVRSFDARQDSDGSARARFESEITAALTAAGYPERADMDALDRPRVVLILFALMLLVTMTYGPVAAMLVELFPTRIRYTSMSLPYHIGNGWFGGFLPTTAFAIVAATGDFYAGLRYPVAIAVMTLVIGMLLLPETKDVDLEDA; from the coding sequence ATGCTCGAACCTCTCGCCCCCACCAAGGACGTCCGCCGCGTCATCCTCGCCTCGTCCCTCGGCACGGTCTTCGAGTGGTACGACTTCTATCTCTACGGCTCGCTCGCGGCCATCATCTCGCGCCAGTTCTTCTCCGGCGTCAATGAGACCGCCGGGTTCATCTTCGCCCTGATGGCCTTCGCCGCGGGGTTCGCCGTACGGCCCTTCGGCGCCGTGTTCTTCGGCCGTATCGGTGACCTGGTCGGCCGAAAGTACACCTTCCTCATCACTATCGTGCTGATGGGGGCGTCCACGTTCCTGGTGGGCATCCTGCCGACCTACGCTCAGATTGGCATCTTCGCGCCCGTGATTCTGATCCTGTTGCGACTCGCGCAGGGTCTCGCGCTCGGCGGCGAGTACGGCGGTGCGGCAACGTACGTGGCCGAGCACGCGCCGGCGGGCAAGCGCGGGCTGTACACCAGCTGGATCCAGACCACGGCGACGCTGGGATTGTTCCTCTCCTTGCTCGTGATCCTCGGTTGCCGCGTGTTGCTCGGCGCCGAGGCCTTCGAGGCCTGGGGCTGGCGCATTCCCTTCCTCTTCTCGATCGTGCTGCTGGGCATCTCCACGTGGATTCGCCTCTCGCTCGACGAGTCCCCGGTGTTCAAGAAGATGAAAGCCGAGGGGACGCAGTCGAAGGCACCGCTGCGCGAATCCTTTGCGCGCTGGGGCAATCTGCGCATCGTGCTCATCGCGCTGTTCGGGTTGGTCGCCGGTCAGGCCGTCATCTGGTACACGGGACAGTTCTACGCGCTGTTCTTCCTCACGCAGACGCTGAAGGTCGAGGCGCAGGCCGCCAACATCCTGGTCGCCACGGCGCTGCTGCTGGGCACGCCGTTCTTCATCGTGTTCGGTTGGCTTTCGGACAAGGTGGGACGCAAGCGCGTCATCCTAACCGGCTGCCTCCTCGCGGCGGTCGGCACCTTCCCGTTGTTCCGCGCACTCACCGCGGCGGCGAATCCGGCATTGGCGCGCGCGCAGGCCACCTCGCCAGTGCAGGTCCTCGCTGACCCACGCGAGTGCTCGGTGCAGTTCAATCCGGTTGGCACCGCTCAGTTCACCACCTCCTGCGACGTGGCGAAGGCAGCGCTCGTGCGCCGCGGCATCCCGTACGAGAACCAGCGGACCGAAGCCAGCGCCGTCGTGAAGGTCGGTGCCGCGCAGGTGAGGTCGTTCGACGCGAGACAAGACAGCGACGGCAGCGCGCGAGCGCGCTTCGAGTCGGAGATCACCGCCGCCCTGACCGCCGCCGGCTATCCTGAGCGCGCCGATATGGACGCGCTCGACCGCCCGCGCGTGGTGCTCATCCTGTTCGCGCTGATGTTGCTCGTCACGATGACCTACGGCCCCGTGGCGGCGATGCTCGTCGAGCTTTTCCCCACGCGCATCCGCTACACCTCGATGTCCCTGCCCTACCATATCGGCAACGGCTGGTTCGGCGGCTTCCTGCCCACCACCGCCTTCGCCATCGTCGCGGCGACGGGCGACTTCTATGCCGGACTGCGCTACCCGGTGGCGATCGCCGTGATGACGCTGGTCATCGGGATGCTGCTCTTGCCGGAAACCAAGGACGTCGACCTCGAGGACGCCTGA
- a CDS encoding acyl-CoA dehydrogenase produces MLPRRDLDFLLYELLGADALATRPRHEGQGREIYDAVLDTAEGVAREYYAPNRKANDQQEPEIRDGKVVLQPGVKPAWNATADAGIIAATHDESRGGLQLPHVIASAAIAHLEAANIGTASYPMLTAGASNLLAAFVSEEQLARWLPPLLTGRFSGTMALTEPDAGSSLADLRTKAIPQPDGSYRIEGTKIWISGGEHELTENIVHLVLARIEGAPAGTKGISLFIVPRKLVGPDGSAGADNHVTLGGLIHKMGWRGTTSTLLNFGERGACVGELLGKPHHGLAYMFHMMNEARIGVGRAATAMGYAAFRSALDYAQQRRQGRVPGEKDPSKPPVAIIEHADVRRMLLVAKTAAEGSLHLVLYCARLVDEQQTVADDAARTRATRLLEALTPIAKTWPSVYCQEGISAAVQVMGGYGYAREYDVEQLYRDNRLNQIHEGTNGIQALDLLGRKVTQDQGACFHALLEDLQRMASGATSAALAPLAAQLQEAAKRMTSVTQSLVRAIQSEPARGLANATAYLELVSRVVYAGLWLEQATVAERALASGAGLSDVAFYEGKLQAAKFYFGFELPKHEADAALLLRNDPAAFEMRTEWF; encoded by the coding sequence ATGCTGCCGCGCCGCGACCTCGACTTCCTGCTCTACGAACTTCTCGGCGCCGATGCACTGGCCACGCGGCCGAGGCACGAGGGGCAGGGGCGCGAGATATACGATGCGGTGCTCGATACCGCCGAGGGCGTCGCGCGCGAGTACTACGCGCCCAACCGCAAGGCCAACGACCAGCAGGAGCCGGAGATCCGCGACGGCAAGGTCGTGCTGCAACCCGGGGTGAAGCCCGCCTGGAACGCCACGGCGGACGCGGGGATCATCGCCGCCACACACGACGAGTCGCGCGGCGGGCTGCAGCTCCCGCACGTCATCGCTTCGGCGGCCATCGCGCATCTCGAGGCCGCAAATATCGGAACGGCCAGCTACCCGATGCTCACGGCCGGCGCCTCGAACCTCTTGGCGGCGTTCGTGAGCGAGGAGCAATTGGCCCGCTGGTTGCCACCGTTGCTCACGGGTCGGTTCTCCGGCACGATGGCGCTGACCGAGCCCGATGCCGGCTCGTCGCTGGCGGACCTGCGAACGAAGGCCATCCCGCAGCCTGATGGCAGCTATCGCATCGAGGGCACGAAGATCTGGATTTCCGGCGGCGAGCACGAGCTCACCGAGAACATCGTGCACCTCGTGCTGGCGCGGATCGAAGGCGCGCCGGCGGGCACGAAGGGCATCTCCCTATTCATCGTGCCGCGAAAGCTCGTGGGCCCTGACGGGAGCGCCGGCGCGGACAACCACGTCACGCTCGGCGGGCTCATCCACAAGATGGGCTGGCGCGGCACGACGTCCACGCTGCTGAACTTCGGTGAGCGCGGTGCCTGCGTCGGCGAACTACTCGGGAAGCCGCACCACGGCCTCGCCTATATGTTCCATATGATGAACGAGGCGCGCATCGGCGTCGGGCGCGCCGCGACGGCGATGGGCTATGCCGCCTTCCGCTCGGCGCTTGACTACGCACAGCAGCGGCGCCAGGGCCGCGTGCCCGGCGAGAAGGACCCGTCGAAGCCGCCGGTGGCGATCATCGAGCACGCGGACGTGCGGCGAATGTTGCTGGTCGCCAAGACGGCCGCCGAGGGCTCGCTGCACCTCGTGCTGTATTGCGCGCGACTGGTGGACGAGCAGCAGACGGTCGCCGATGACGCGGCGCGTACGCGCGCCACGCGCCTGCTCGAAGCGCTCACCCCGATCGCCAAGACCTGGCCCAGCGTCTATTGCCAGGAGGGCATCAGCGCGGCGGTGCAGGTGATGGGCGGCTACGGCTATGCGCGCGAGTACGACGTGGAGCAGCTGTACCGCGACAACCGCCTGAACCAGATCCACGAGGGCACCAACGGCATCCAGGCGCTGGACCTGCTCGGGCGGAAGGTGACGCAGGATCAGGGCGCGTGCTTCCACGCGCTGCTTGAGGACCTGCAGCGGATGGCCTCTGGTGCGACGTCAGCTGCGCTCGCGCCGCTGGCGGCACAGCTGCAGGAGGCGGCAAAGCGGATGACGTCAGTCACGCAGAGCCTCGTACGCGCAATACAGTCGGAGCCTGCGCGCGGCCTTGCCAACGCCACCGCGTATCTCGAACTGGTGTCGCGGGTGGTGTACGCTGGGCTGTGGCTGGAGCAGGCGACGGTCGCCGAGCGGGCGCTGGCGTCCGGCGCCGGACTATCGGACGTCGCGTTCTACGAGGGCAAGCTGCAGGCGGCCAAGTTCTACTTCGGCTTCGAACTGCCGAAGCACGAGGCCGACGCCGCCTTGCTGCTCCGGAACGACCCGGCGGCATTCGAGATGCGCACGGAGTGGTTCTAG
- a CDS encoding SMP-30/gluconolactonase/LRE family protein, with protein sequence MRRRLQIAAAVFGVLAVLHMFFAPVPIKPVAWEAPSNPGYTGVFEANTRLSAMQLVEIGEDAGPEAIARDAEGRLYLATYGGWIVRLDSAGGNPQRWANTEGRPLGMAFDHDGTLWVADAHRGLLSVSPSGAVLLMATAAGGSPIRLADDLDVAPDGRVYFTDASTKFFWPKYNALDASIYEVVEHRGTGRVIEYDPSTGQTSVLAAGLVFPNGIAVTHDGSGLLVNEMGNYRVLRIEREGVARGAMQAVVTDLPGFPDNITRGLDGRYWIALVSPRNRLADWMSDKPMFRSMLLRLPRFVRPGPVNYGHVIAIDSSWRVVADLQDPSGKLPALTSVLESPGTLWLGSLSAPTAARLNWPAAP encoded by the coding sequence ATGCGCCGACGCCTTCAGATCGCTGCCGCCGTCTTTGGCGTGCTGGCTGTGCTCCATATGTTCTTCGCGCCGGTGCCGATCAAGCCGGTGGCCTGGGAAGCCCCGAGCAACCCGGGCTACACCGGAGTCTTCGAAGCCAACACCCGTCTCTCGGCGATGCAGCTCGTGGAGATCGGAGAGGACGCCGGACCGGAAGCCATCGCCCGAGACGCAGAGGGCCGCTTGTACCTCGCGACGTACGGCGGCTGGATCGTCCGGCTCGACTCCGCTGGCGGCAACCCACAGCGCTGGGCCAACACCGAGGGCCGTCCGCTGGGAATGGCCTTCGATCACGACGGCACGCTCTGGGTCGCCGACGCGCACCGGGGACTGCTCTCCGTCTCGCCGAGCGGCGCCGTGCTGCTGATGGCCACGGCGGCGGGCGGATCCCCCATCCGCCTCGCGGACGACCTCGACGTCGCGCCCGACGGCCGCGTGTACTTCACCGACGCCTCGACCAAGTTCTTCTGGCCCAAGTACAACGCGCTGGACGCGAGTATCTACGAGGTGGTCGAGCACCGCGGCACCGGCCGTGTGATCGAGTACGACCCCAGCACCGGGCAGACGAGCGTGCTCGCCGCCGGGCTGGTCTTCCCCAACGGGATTGCGGTGACGCACGACGGCAGCGGGCTGCTCGTAAACGAGATGGGCAACTACCGCGTGCTGCGCATCGAGCGCGAAGGCGTGGCTCGCGGCGCGATGCAGGCGGTGGTCACCGACCTGCCGGGCTTCCCGGACAACATCACGCGCGGCCTCGATGGCCGGTACTGGATCGCGCTGGTCTCGCCGCGGAACCGTCTGGCCGACTGGATGTCCGACAAGCCGATGTTCCGCTCGATGCTCCTGCGCCTGCCGCGCTTCGTGCGGCCGGGTCCGGTCAACTACGGGCACGTCATCGCCATCGATTCCAGCTGGCGCGTCGTCGCGGACCTGCAGGATCCATCCGGCAAGCTCCCGGCACTCACCTCGGTGCTGGAGTCGCCGGGTACGCTGTGGCTCGGCAGCCTCAGCGCCCCGACGGCGGCGCGGCTCAACTGGCCGGCGGCGCCTTGA
- a CDS encoding sodium:proton antiporter has translation MLELITTLLVLTAALAYVNVRWIKLPPAIGLLATALVSALLLKVAALFGLVDLAPVVRAIEEIDFRDTLLDVMLAPLLFAAALHVDWNALRSQAVPVLTLASVGLVLAAGMLTAALMGVGALLGFEVPFLWALAFGALIAPTDPIAVGALLKKAGVPKELQMAITGESLFNDGFGVVLFLGVSAAILKGAPPSLGEVGHLLVFEVAGGLLLGFALGALAVAALRHVDNYQVEILFTLALVFGGYLLARMLHVSGVLGMVIAGLMLGQQGRSLALSERTQRRLDEFWELVDEFLNAALFVLIGVEVLVLDMDPRALMLGAALIPIGLLARFAAVALPLIPLQSRLGWPVGGFRLLTWAGVRGGISIALALALPAGPIRSTLLTVAYVIVCFSVLVQGLTMERVAQSLIGPEGLKAPPAS, from the coding sequence ATGCTCGAACTCATCACGACCCTCCTCGTGCTCACGGCGGCCCTCGCGTACGTCAACGTACGCTGGATCAAGCTGCCGCCGGCCATCGGCCTGCTCGCCACCGCACTGGTGAGCGCCCTGCTCCTCAAGGTCGCGGCTCTCTTCGGACTGGTGGATCTCGCCCCCGTCGTGCGCGCCATCGAGGAGATCGATTTCCGCGACACGCTGCTGGACGTGATGCTGGCGCCGCTGCTCTTTGCCGCGGCACTGCACGTGGACTGGAACGCGCTGCGTTCGCAGGCCGTGCCGGTGCTCACGCTCGCGAGCGTGGGACTCGTGCTCGCCGCCGGGATGCTGACGGCCGCCTTGATGGGCGTAGGCGCGCTGCTGGGCTTCGAGGTGCCGTTCCTCTGGGCCCTCGCCTTTGGCGCGCTGATTGCGCCGACGGACCCGATCGCGGTCGGGGCGCTGCTCAAGAAGGCCGGCGTGCCGAAGGAGTTGCAGATGGCCATCACCGGCGAGTCGCTGTTCAACGACGGCTTCGGTGTGGTGCTCTTCCTCGGCGTGTCGGCGGCTATCCTCAAGGGTGCGCCGCCGAGCCTCGGCGAGGTGGGGCACCTGCTGGTGTTCGAGGTGGCCGGCGGCCTGTTGCTGGGCTTCGCGCTCGGTGCGCTGGCGGTCGCGGCGCTGCGTCACGTAGACAACTACCAGGTGGAGATCCTCTTCACGCTGGCGTTGGTCTTCGGCGGCTATCTCTTAGCGCGGATGCTGCACGTCTCGGGCGTGCTCGGGATGGTGATCGCCGGCCTGATGCTCGGGCAGCAGGGTCGCTCGCTGGCACTCTCGGAGCGCACGCAGCGGCGACTCGATGAGTTCTGGGAGTTGGTGGACGAGTTCCTGAACGCCGCGCTGTTCGTGCTGATCGGCGTCGAGGTACTGGTGCTCGATATGGACCCCCGCGCGCTGATGCTGGGTGCGGCGCTCATTCCAATCGGTCTGCTGGCGCGCTTTGCGGCCGTTGCGCTGCCGCTCATTCCGTTGCAATCGCGCCTCGGCTGGCCTGTCGGCGGATTCCGTCTGCTCACCTGGGCGGGCGTCCGCGGAGGAATCAGCATCGCGCTGGCCTTGGCGTTGCCGGCGGGGCCCATCCGCAGCACGCTGCTGACTGTCGCCTATGTGATTGTCTGCTTCTCGGTGCTCGTGCAGGGCCTGACGATGGAGCGTGTGGCGCAGAGCTTGATCGGCCCCGAGGGACTCAAGGCGCCGCCGGCCAGTTGA
- a CDS encoding DsrE family protein: MRLFVRLAFAAIVVASPIALAAQTGEALIRQIGGTPAVTDPDFRAPADLTYRRAWHVTVGPEAAGGIAPGFRWPAQFLRLIESNGVPRSNIKLAIIVHGTATQSLLNNATYRARTGADNGSIALLTALHEAGVQIIVCGEALISRDVPRGQLLPFVKVATTATSANAILSAQGYQVIPPAP, from the coding sequence ATGCGCTTGTTCGTCCGCCTCGCGTTCGCCGCGATCGTCGTCGCCTCGCCCATCGCCCTCGCCGCGCAGACCGGCGAAGCCCTCATCCGCCAGATCGGTGGCACGCCCGCGGTGACCGACCCCGACTTCCGCGCCCCGGCCGACCTCACCTACCGCCGCGCCTGGCACGTGACCGTCGGGCCGGAAGCGGCCGGCGGCATCGCCCCTGGGTTTCGCTGGCCGGCGCAGTTCCTGCGCCTCATCGAGTCCAACGGCGTGCCGCGCAGCAACATCAAGCTGGCCATCATCGTGCACGGCACCGCCACGCAATCGCTGCTCAACAACGCCACATATCGGGCGCGGACCGGTGCCGATAACGGCAGCATCGCGCTGCTCACGGCCCTCCACGAGGCCGGCGTGCAGATCATCGTCTGCGGGGAGGCGCTCATCAGCCGCGACGTCCCACGCGGCCAGCTGCTGCCCTTCGTGAAGGTCGCGACCACGGCCACCAGCGCCAACGCCATCCTCAGCGCCCAGGGCTACCAGGTCATTCCCCCGGCGCCGTAG
- a CDS encoding MFS transporter — protein sequence MTNPPRVIPKRAVWSWITYDLANTIFSMGVVSLYFSLWVRDQVGAERADTVYGIITAISMGIIFVLSPLLGSMTDRAARRMPFLIVSTLICVGLTALIARSGYWVTMLAFVLANAAYQAGLQFYDALLPEVTTEENRGRISGIGVGVGYLGSYFAVGIGFLPQSADKPFLFTAIAVAFLVLSIPCFVFVKERGNPNPRPVFSLAMIAESTRETIRTLRSGQEYPGLIRFLVGRVFYTDAINTVISIMTLYTVNVAVASGLSTPEGEGKARLIMLSAISFAVLGGFMWGYLVDRVGPKRTLDYVLWLWVATFTLAAAVGLLGLDWKMLFLVASMAGVALGGIWSADRPYMLRLTPPHRIGEFYGLYGMVGRFSAITGPVIWAAVAWVCIGQLGMSPAKGQGVGVLVLLSFIFIARWIIAPVTDERRDWGRPPA from the coding sequence ATGACGAACCCACCGCGAGTCATCCCGAAGCGCGCCGTCTGGTCCTGGATCACCTACGACCTCGCCAACACCATCTTCTCGATGGGCGTGGTTTCGCTGTACTTCTCGCTCTGGGTGCGTGACCAGGTCGGCGCCGAGCGGGCCGACACCGTGTACGGCATCATCACGGCCATCTCGATGGGCATCATCTTCGTGCTGTCGCCGCTGCTCGGTTCGATGACCGACCGCGCGGCCCGCCGGATGCCGTTCTTGATCGTCAGCACGCTGATCTGCGTGGGCCTCACGGCGCTCATCGCCCGCAGCGGCTACTGGGTGACGATGCTGGCGTTCGTCCTGGCCAATGCGGCGTACCAAGCCGGCCTGCAGTTCTACGACGCGCTGCTCCCCGAGGTGACCACGGAGGAGAACCGCGGGCGCATCTCCGGCATCGGCGTGGGTGTGGGCTACTTGGGCTCGTACTTCGCGGTGGGCATCGGCTTCCTGCCGCAGTCGGCGGACAAGCCGTTCCTGTTCACGGCCATCGCCGTGGCCTTCCTCGTGCTCAGCATTCCCTGCTTCGTGTTCGTGAAGGAGCGCGGCAACCCGAACCCACGGCCGGTGTTCAGCCTGGCGATGATCGCCGAGTCCACGCGCGAGACGATCCGCACGCTGCGCAGCGGGCAGGAGTATCCGGGGCTGATCCGATTTCTCGTGGGCCGCGTGTTCTACACGGATGCCATCAACACCGTGATCAGCATTATGACGCTGTACACGGTGAACGTGGCCGTGGCGTCGGGCCTGAGCACGCCGGAGGGCGAGGGCAAGGCGCGCCTCATTATGCTCTCGGCCATCTCGTTCGCCGTGCTCGGCGGCTTTATGTGGGGGTATCTAGTGGACCGGGTCGGCCCAAAGCGCACGCTGGACTACGTGCTCTGGCTGTGGGTGGCGACGTTCACGCTGGCGGCGGCGGTGGGCCTACTGGGGCTGGACTGGAAGATGCTGTTCCTGGTGGCGTCGATGGCCGGGGTGGCCCTCGGCGGTATCTGGAGCGCCGACCGGCCGTATATGCTGCGCCTGACGCCGCCGCACCGCATCGGCGAGTTCTACGGCCTGTATGGGATGGTCGGGCGCTTCAGCGCCATCACCGGCCCGGTGATCTGGGCGGCCGTGGCCTGGGTCTGCATCGGTCAGCTCGGGATGTCCCCTGCCAAAGGGCAAGGGGTGGGCGTGTTGGTGCTGCTCAGCTTCATCTTCATTGCGCGCTGGATCATCGCGCCGGTGACGGACGAGCGGCGCGACTGGGGCAGGCCGCCGGCCTGA